The following coding sequences lie in one Pseudoxanthomonas sp. SE1 genomic window:
- a CDS encoding WGR domain-containing protein: MRVFLQQRPDAGEAPRYVQLTLQPDLFGGWELLRETGQIGGRAALKREQYLLQDEANAAFEKARDSHLKRGFQLMFARGADAPK, encoded by the coding sequence ATGCGCGTCTTCCTCCAGCAACGCCCCGACGCGGGCGAAGCGCCCCGCTACGTCCAGCTGACCTTGCAGCCCGACCTGTTCGGGGGCTGGGAGTTGTTGCGCGAAACCGGCCAGATCGGCGGTCGTGCCGCGCTCAAGCGCGAGCAGTACCTGCTGCAGGACGAGGCCAATGCAGCCTTCGAGAAGGCCCGCGACAGCCACCTCAAGCGCGGCTTCCAGCTGATGTTCGCCCGCGGCGCCGACGCGCCCAAGTAA
- a CDS encoding dodecin family protein translates to MSVAKIIEVNASSKTSMEDAVKVGLKKTSETVKNIKGAWVNEIKVVTDDGGNVTEWRVNLRISFVVA, encoded by the coding sequence ATGTCCGTCGCCAAGATCATCGAGGTCAATGCGTCGTCGAAGACCAGCATGGAAGACGCGGTGAAGGTCGGCCTCAAGAAGACCTCCGAGACCGTGAAGAACATCAAGGGCGCCTGGGTCAACGAGATCAAGGTCGTCACCGACGATGGCGGCAACGTCACCGAGTGGCGCGTCAACCTGCGCATCAGCTTCGTGGTGGCGTAA
- the hemE gene encoding uroporphyrinogen decarboxylase yields the protein MTALKNDRFLRALRRDPVDRTPVWLMRQAGRYLPEYRATRKEAGSFLGMAKNPDIACEVTLQPLRRFDLDAAILFSDILTIPDAMGLGLYFVEGEGPKFERTVRSAADAAKLGVPDMETELRYVMDAVRVIRRELDGKVPLIGFSGSPWTLACYMVEGGGSKDFARIKAMALNEPAALHRLLSVNTDAVIAYLAAQRAAGAQALQVFDTWGGVLSPAMYREFSLPYLQRIAQELQRGDGAERTPLILFGKGTAAYLEDLAATGAEGVGVDWLVELGEAARRTGGQVALQGNLDPATLYGSPEAIRREVRRALDSFRDGNGGSREGHVFNLGHGMSPDMNPDHVAVLVDEVHAYSAR from the coding sequence ATGACCGCTTTGAAGAATGATCGCTTCCTGCGCGCCCTGCGCCGCGACCCCGTGGACCGTACGCCGGTATGGCTGATGCGCCAGGCCGGCCGTTACCTGCCGGAGTATCGCGCCACCCGCAAGGAGGCCGGCAGCTTCCTCGGCATGGCGAAGAACCCCGATATCGCCTGCGAAGTCACCCTGCAGCCGTTGCGCCGCTTCGACCTGGACGCGGCCATCCTGTTCTCCGACATCCTGACCATTCCGGACGCGATGGGCCTAGGCCTGTATTTCGTCGAAGGCGAAGGCCCGAAGTTCGAACGCACCGTGCGCAGCGCCGCCGATGCGGCGAAGCTGGGCGTGCCGGACATGGAAACCGAACTGCGCTATGTGATGGACGCGGTGCGGGTGATCCGGCGCGAACTGGACGGCAAGGTGCCGCTGATCGGCTTCTCCGGCAGCCCGTGGACGCTGGCCTGCTACATGGTGGAAGGCGGCGGCAGCAAGGACTTCGCGCGCATCAAGGCGATGGCGCTGAACGAGCCGGCCGCGCTGCACCGCCTGCTGTCGGTCAACACCGATGCCGTGATCGCCTACCTGGCCGCCCAGCGCGCCGCCGGCGCGCAGGCGCTGCAGGTGTTCGACACCTGGGGCGGCGTGCTGTCGCCCGCGATGTACCGTGAATTCTCCCTGCCCTACCTGCAACGCATCGCGCAGGAACTGCAACGCGGTGACGGCGCCGAGCGCACCCCGCTGATCCTGTTCGGCAAAGGCACCGCCGCCTACCTCGAAGACCTGGCCGCCACCGGCGCCGAGGGCGTGGGCGTGGACTGGCTGGTCGAGCTGGGCGAGGCCGCGCGCCGCACCGGCGGCCAGGTCGCGCTGCAGGGCAACCTGGATCCGGCCACGCTGTACGGTTCGCCCGAGGCGATCCGCCGCGAAGTCCGCCGCGCGCTGGACAGTTTCCGCGACGGCAACGGCGGTTCGCGCGAAGGACACGTCTTCAATCTTGGCCACGGCATGTCGCCGGACATGAACCCGGACCACGTCGCGGTGCTGGTGGACGAAGTGCACGCCTACAGCGCACGCTGA
- a CDS encoding DUF4426 domain-containing protein, producing the protein MKRFAAAFVLALLPLLSACSGGDAPRAAEFVQATPAEADFGTLRVRYNALPTLALSEAVARQYGVPRDAGTALVLVALRTVDGGEEVDAEGDVSVTAHDLSGARQAITLRKVDAGGYADHIGTARISPRNSYRFEIVVTAGGRTETVKFQRNF; encoded by the coding sequence ATGAAACGATTCGCCGCCGCATTTGTCCTGGCCTTGTTGCCGCTGTTGTCCGCCTGCTCCGGCGGCGACGCGCCGCGCGCCGCCGAGTTCGTGCAAGCCACACCGGCCGAGGCCGACTTCGGCACCCTGCGCGTGCGCTACAACGCGCTGCCGACGCTGGCGTTGAGCGAGGCGGTCGCCAGGCAGTACGGCGTGCCACGTGACGCCGGCACGGCGCTCGTGCTGGTCGCGCTGCGCACCGTGGACGGTGGGGAAGAGGTCGATGCGGAGGGTGACGTCAGCGTCACCGCGCACGATCTGTCCGGCGCGCGGCAGGCCATCACGCTGCGCAAGGTCGACGCCGGCGGCTATGCCGACCATATAGGCACGGCCCGCATCTCACCGCGCAATTCCTACCGTTTCGAAATCGTGGTGACAGCCGGCGGCCGCACCGAGACGGTGAAGTTCCAGCGGAATTTCTGA
- a CDS encoding shikimate kinase: MNPAPNLILVGPTGAGKTSIGKRVAERFGLVFVDADQAIVDRTGASIATLFEHVGEAGFREREKAVLSELLAGGGRLVSTGGGAVLDADNRILMKQRGYVVYLQVSVEAQLKRLGRCTNRPLLQRPDREQVLQDMATLREPLYREVADLALDTDGLTPPEATARLTQLLAHRWQPIEENA, translated from the coding sequence ATGAATCCGGCCCCCAACCTGATCCTGGTCGGCCCCACCGGGGCCGGCAAGACCTCCATCGGCAAGCGCGTGGCCGAGCGCTTCGGGCTGGTCTTCGTCGATGCGGACCAGGCCATCGTGGACCGTACCGGCGCCAGCATCGCCACCCTGTTCGAGCACGTCGGAGAAGCGGGCTTCCGCGAGCGCGAGAAGGCCGTCCTGAGCGAACTGCTGGCCGGCGGCGGCCGCCTGGTCTCGACCGGCGGTGGCGCCGTGCTGGATGCCGACAATCGGATACTGATGAAACAACGCGGCTACGTGGTCTACCTGCAGGTCAGCGTGGAGGCGCAGCTGAAGCGCCTCGGCCGCTGTACCAACCGTCCGCTGCTGCAACGCCCGGATCGCGAGCAGGTGCTGCAGGACATGGCCACGCTGCGCGAACCGCTGTACCGCGAGGTCGCCGACCTCGCCCTGGATACCGACGGCCTGACGCCGCCGGAAGCGACGGCCCGCCTGACCCAACTGCTGGCGCACCGCTGGCAGCCCATCGAAGAGAACGCATGA
- a CDS encoding cobalamin-binding protein, which yields MIGPQRIVCLTEEPTETLYALGEQDRIVGISGFTVRPPQARREKPKVSAFTSAKIDEILKLRPDLAIGFSDIQADIAAELVRQGVEVWISNHRSVDGIVDYVRRLGALVGAAMRANAYADVLQRGLDDVRAQAARLPRRPKVYFEEWDEPQITGIRWVSELIGIAGGDDVFPEMAREPLAKQRILADGSEVVRRAPDIILGSWCGKKFRPDKVARRPGWEAIPAVRDGELHEIKSPLVLQPGPAALTDGVRAIADIVQAWAARRA from the coding sequence ATGATAGGCCCCCAACGTATCGTCTGCCTCACCGAGGAGCCCACCGAGACGCTGTACGCGCTCGGCGAGCAGGACCGCATCGTCGGCATCAGCGGGTTCACCGTGCGCCCCCCGCAGGCGCGCAGGGAGAAGCCCAAGGTCAGCGCGTTCACCAGTGCGAAGATCGACGAAATCCTGAAACTCCGGCCCGACCTCGCCATCGGCTTCTCCGACATCCAGGCCGACATCGCGGCCGAACTGGTGCGGCAGGGCGTGGAAGTGTGGATCAGCAATCACCGCAGCGTGGACGGCATCGTCGACTACGTCCGGCGGCTCGGCGCACTGGTCGGTGCCGCCATGCGTGCCAACGCATATGCCGATGTGCTGCAGCGAGGGCTGGATGACGTGCGTGCGCAGGCGGCGCGCCTGCCACGACGCCCCAAGGTCTACTTCGAAGAGTGGGACGAACCGCAGATCACCGGCATCCGCTGGGTGTCGGAACTGATCGGCATCGCAGGCGGCGACGACGTGTTTCCCGAGATGGCGCGCGAGCCGCTTGCGAAGCAGCGCATCCTCGCCGATGGCAGCGAGGTCGTGCGGCGTGCGCCGGACATCATCCTCGGCTCGTGGTGCGGCAAGAAGTTCCGCCCCGACAAGGTCGCGCGACGGCCGGGTTGGGAGGCCATTCCCGCCGTACGCGACGGCGAACTGCACGAGATCAAGTCGCCGCTTGTCCTGCAGCCGGGACCGGCGGCGCTGACCGATGGTGTGCGGGCGATCGCGGATATCGTGCAGGCGTGGGCGGCGCGGCGGGCGTGA
- the aroB gene encoding 3-dehydroquinate synthase, translating into MNHARTVDVDGEIPYTIAIGPGLLGDGAALARHVRGRHVLLVSDAIVAPLYAGTVREALHAARPDLAIGTFILPAGEESKTLAHFGHAIEALATLGATRDACVVALGGGVVGDLAGFAAACWMRGVDCVQVPTTLLSMVDSSVGGKTAVDIPQGKNLVGAFHPPRAVFADTGVLATLPPRELRAGLAEVIKYGAIRDARFFQWLEQEREALLAMDGEALALAIAASCEHKAEIVARDPLEKGERALLNFGHTFGHAIETEQGYGGVGNDNLNHGEAVAVGMVLAARLSADLGLAPATDTIRLEALLAACGLPVRIPAGLAPEALLARMRLDKKNLAGRLRLVLWRGLGQAEVVPDVDESRVLAVLSG; encoded by the coding sequence ATGAACCACGCACGCACCGTCGATGTCGACGGCGAGATCCCCTACACCATCGCCATCGGGCCGGGCCTGCTGGGCGACGGCGCCGCGCTGGCGCGCCATGTGCGCGGCCGTCACGTGCTGCTGGTCAGCGACGCGATCGTCGCGCCGCTGTACGCCGGCACGGTGCGCGAGGCGCTGCACGCCGCACGCCCGGACCTGGCCATCGGCACATTCATCCTGCCTGCGGGAGAAGAGTCGAAGACGCTGGCCCACTTCGGCCATGCCATCGAGGCACTCGCCACGCTGGGCGCAACGCGCGACGCCTGCGTGGTCGCACTGGGAGGCGGCGTGGTCGGCGACCTGGCCGGGTTCGCGGCCGCATGCTGGATGCGCGGCGTGGACTGCGTACAGGTGCCGACGACGCTGCTGTCGATGGTCGATTCGTCGGTCGGCGGCAAGACCGCCGTCGACATCCCGCAGGGCAAGAACCTGGTCGGCGCCTTCCATCCGCCGCGCGCGGTGTTCGCCGACACGGGGGTATTGGCGACGCTGCCCCCGCGCGAACTGCGCGCCGGACTGGCCGAAGTGATCAAGTACGGCGCCATCCGCGATGCGCGCTTCTTCCAGTGGCTGGAACAGGAACGCGAAGCGCTGCTGGCGATGGACGGCGAGGCGCTGGCGCTGGCCATCGCCGCCAGCTGCGAGCACAAGGCCGAGATCGTGGCGCGCGATCCGCTGGAGAAGGGCGAGCGCGCGCTGCTGAACTTCGGCCACACCTTCGGCCACGCCATCGAGACCGAACAGGGTTACGGCGGCGTGGGCAACGACAACCTCAATCATGGCGAAGCCGTGGCGGTGGGCATGGTGCTGGCGGCGCGGCTGTCGGCCGACCTGGGTCTGGCGCCGGCGACCGACACCATCCGCCTGGAAGCCCTGCTCGCGGCCTGTGGGCTTCCTGTCCGGATACCGGCCGGCCTGGCACCCGAGGCGCTGCTGGCCCGCATGCGCCTGGACAAGAAGAACCTGGCCGGCCGCCTGCGCCTGGTGCTGTGGCGCGGGCTGGGCCAGGCCGAGGTGGTGCCCGACGTGGACGAAAGCCGCGTGCTGGCCGTGCTGTCCGGCTAA
- the pdxH gene encoding pyridoxamine 5'-phosphate oxidase — translation MTDLYAEALATFATLFGEAKSSGTEVEPNAMTLATATPDGRPSARTVLLKAFDELGFVFYTHTHSQKGRELHANPWAALLFLWRSLRDAGIQVRVEGTVTRVSDAEADAYFASRPRQSQLGAWASIQSETLDSREAFETRMAEVEARFAGTDVPRPDGWSGYRVAPEAIEFWYGAQFRLHERWRYECDAAGAWSKRMLFP, via the coding sequence ATGACCGATCTGTACGCCGAAGCCCTCGCCACGTTCGCCACGCTCTTCGGCGAGGCCAAGTCGTCGGGCACCGAGGTCGAGCCCAACGCGATGACGCTGGCCACCGCCACGCCGGACGGTCGTCCTTCCGCACGCACCGTGTTGCTGAAGGCGTTCGATGAACTCGGCTTCGTCTTCTACACCCACACCCACAGCCAGAAGGGGCGCGAGCTGCACGCCAACCCGTGGGCCGCACTGCTGTTCCTGTGGCGCAGCCTGCGCGACGCTGGCATCCAGGTGCGCGTGGAAGGCACCGTCACGCGCGTCAGCGATGCGGAAGCCGACGCCTACTTCGCCTCGCGCCCGCGCCAGAGCCAATTGGGTGCCTGGGCGTCGATCCAGTCCGAGACGCTGGATTCACGCGAGGCCTTCGAGACGCGCATGGCGGAGGTGGAGGCACGCTTCGCCGGTACCGACGTGCCGCGCCCGGACGGATGGAGTGGCTACCGTGTGGCGCCGGAAGCGATCGAGTTCTGGTACGGCGCGCAGTTCCGGCTGCACGAACGCTGGCGCTATGAATGCGATGCCGCCGGTGCCTGGAGCAAGCGGATGTTGTTTCCGTGA
- a CDS encoding kinase — protein sequence MRYCRAMTQATHPEGFPDVLVGDALAAARALPARTPVFAITGLQGSGKSTLAHQIAMQAEASGLRVAVLSLDDLYLTRAQRMRLAAEVHPLLATRGPPGTHDVALGCQVLDALRAGKDIALPRFNKLADDRLPTAGWPCMSERADLVLFEGWCLKAMPEDDIALSAPVNALERDEDRDGAWRRHCNDALRRDYPALWSRIDTLWFLQPPGFGIVRTWRWQQEQAMLARDPARTGMDRAQLDRFIQHYERTSRHLLATLPRIADRTIQLDEARQPVAGQGAVGAT from the coding sequence ATGCGCTATTGTCGCGCGATGACGCAGGCAACGCACCCCGAGGGCTTTCCCGACGTTCTCGTCGGCGACGCGCTGGCCGCCGCGCGTGCATTGCCGGCACGTACGCCGGTCTTCGCCATCACCGGCCTGCAGGGAAGTGGCAAATCGACGCTGGCCCATCAGATCGCGATGCAGGCGGAGGCCTCCGGCCTGCGCGTGGCCGTGCTGTCGCTGGACGACCTCTATCTGACCCGCGCCCAGCGCATGCGTCTTGCCGCAGAGGTGCATCCCTTGCTCGCCACGCGCGGGCCACCGGGGACGCATGACGTGGCGCTCGGCTGCCAGGTGCTGGATGCGCTGCGTGCCGGCAAGGACATCGCACTGCCGCGGTTCAACAAGCTGGCCGATGACCGCCTGCCAACGGCCGGATGGCCATGCATGTCGGAACGGGCGGATCTGGTGCTGTTCGAAGGCTGGTGCCTGAAAGCCATGCCCGAGGACGACATCGCCCTGTCCGCGCCGGTCAATGCGCTCGAACGCGATGAAGACCGCGACGGGGCGTGGCGCCGGCATTGCAACGATGCGCTGCGCCGCGACTATCCCGCGCTGTGGTCGCGCATCGACACCCTGTGGTTCCTGCAGCCGCCGGGCTTCGGGATCGTGCGGACATGGCGCTGGCAGCAGGAACAGGCGATGCTCGCCCGCGATCCCGCCCGCACCGGCATGGATCGCGCGCAGCTGGACCGCTTCATCCAGCACTACGAGCGGACCAGCCGGCACCTGCTGGCGACGCTGCCAAGGATCGCGGACAGGACGATTCAGCTGGATGAGGCGCGGCAGCCCGTTGCCGGACAGGGTGCTGTGGGAGCGACGTAA
- the proC gene encoding pyrroline-5-carboxylate reductase → MTRSNTSPLLTHPLAFIGGGNMARSLIGGLVKRGADPSRIRVAEPAEAPRAALAADFGVQVFAEAGEAAYGADTWLFAVKPQVMRAVCEGLAPLAQSQRPLAVSIAAGITTTQMQRWLGGGVPIVRSMPNTPALLGAGVTGLHASSEVDAAGRQRAELLLSAAGPTVWIEAEATMDAVTGVSGSGPAYVFLLAEAMEAAAKAEGLSDEAARTLVLQTVLGAARMLTESGETPAELRRRVTSPNGTTQAAIETFQAGGFEALVAQAVHAATVRGGALSAAND, encoded by the coding sequence ATGACCCGCTCGAACACTTCCCCTCTGCTGACGCATCCGCTTGCCTTCATCGGCGGCGGCAACATGGCGCGCAGCCTGATCGGCGGCTTGGTCAAGCGCGGCGCGGACCCCTCGCGCATCCGCGTGGCGGAACCTGCCGAAGCCCCGCGCGCTGCACTGGCTGCGGATTTCGGTGTGCAGGTCTTCGCCGAGGCGGGCGAGGCGGCCTACGGCGCCGATACCTGGCTGTTCGCCGTGAAGCCGCAAGTGATGCGCGCGGTGTGCGAAGGCCTCGCACCGCTGGCGCAGTCGCAGCGCCCGCTCGCCGTGTCCATCGCGGCCGGCATCACGACCACGCAGATGCAACGCTGGCTGGGCGGAGGCGTGCCGATCGTCCGCAGCATGCCCAACACGCCTGCCCTGCTGGGTGCCGGTGTGACCGGGCTGCATGCCAGCAGCGAAGTCGATGCGGCAGGTCGGCAGCGCGCCGAACTGCTGCTGTCCGCCGCAGGTCCGACCGTGTGGATCGAGGCCGAGGCCACGATGGATGCGGTCACCGGCGTATCGGGCAGCGGGCCGGCGTATGTCTTCCTGCTTGCCGAAGCGATGGAAGCGGCGGCGAAGGCGGAAGGGCTGTCCGACGAAGCGGCACGTACGCTGGTACTGCAGACCGTGCTGGGCGCGGCGCGCATGCTGACCGAGAGCGGTGAAACACCGGCCGAGCTGCGCCGTCGCGTCACCTCGCCCAATGGCACCACGCAGGCGGCCATCGAGACCTTCCAGGCCGGTGGTTTCGAAGCGCTGGTGGCACAGGCCGTGCACGCCGCCACCGTGCGTGGCGGCGCGCTGTCGGCGGCGAACGACTGA
- a CDS encoding hybrid sensor histidine kinase/response regulator, which translates to MRAWWLLLLCLLCASAPATVPEIPRFRLLGAGDGLPSTTIPALARDGAGYLWVATWDGLARYDGVGFKVWRHDPADPASLPGNVVQALHIDAADRVWVATENGGLSVMGNDRKGFRHYRQATHPQMGSDDVFAIASRGRDIWFGTFGGGLHRLSADGGITRFTAEAGSADGLPSDSVLSLAFDARGALWIGTMGGLARYDGQRVQRLALPGGGAQIIYSVSADAGAIWVGASDGVHRWLPEGRWVSPPWSPMFARPNALIAMASDGQGEYWLASQGGLWRTEGDRAPAPVNYDAQSVGIGRVLQAVIALPDGGLWVPVPTRGLAYLRSDWRRIAAFSPAQGLGGGLYRGLSQAGADGLWMASSTGKLERLDTRRGHVTPMPHHAALLAELRLTSVLQDRRGQVWIGHRNGLIRTDPHTGAMMQWAHEGGDAVPDRTSIDWLVEAKDDTVWLVTQMGSVQQRDAVSGRVLRTIRKEEGGSGSLPDIEGIAVAPSGRVWLGGAEGMLHWDAAAARFVAVPALGSERVYAFAFEHGDRLWLHRMSGVEAWRRDADGWVRERRIGAAEGLPAVESTGLAVDPQRRVWLGTRRGLFRIDPNLRGSRALLRNFGVREGLLSQELNDRGILMTTDGLLATTAADGSVALLDTHLPDPRPITPNLVLDSLQVSRGDTVLHLPPMASLELRPEDHELLVGTRLLSYENPLGNRYRSLLEGFDSGWTDQGSSGERVFSTLTPGRYRLRVQAFDAAGNASEELVLPVHVLPPWWRSTWGMVLFAVIGLLLLLAAGAAYRRRVRRRSAWQLAEHKREVAEQASLAKTRFLATLGHEIRTPMTGVLGMTELLQATPLDERQQGYTNAIQRAGTHLLRLVNDALDLAKIEAGKLELQQVEFDLHVLIGDVGALMGPVAGKRGLAFHHGIAAGVPRVVRGDPLRLRQILLNLLGNAIKFTEAGHVSLHALPLAPQGVRLTVGDTGPGINAEQQMRLFRRFEQAEGAQTTSRYGGSGLGLAICQELAVAMGGRIELESAPGKGTRFFVDLPALNASAGEPVQAPAPAVGAPAQVRPLDILLVEDDTTVADVVAGLLRARGHRVLHAPHGLAALTEVAGTAFDLAFLDLDLPGLDGMALAQQLRLRGVTMPLIALTARTDAEAEPLARQAGFDDFIRKPVTGDMLATAIASLLERSDGTEQGEAS; encoded by the coding sequence ATGCGTGCGTGGTGGCTGTTGCTGCTGTGTCTGTTGTGCGCGTCCGCGCCGGCGACCGTGCCCGAGATTCCGCGCTTCCGCCTGCTCGGGGCGGGTGACGGCCTGCCTTCCACGACCATTCCTGCGCTCGCGCGTGACGGTGCCGGTTATCTGTGGGTGGCTACGTGGGATGGCCTGGCCCGCTACGACGGCGTGGGGTTCAAGGTGTGGCGCCACGATCCTGCCGACCCGGCGTCGTTGCCCGGCAACGTGGTGCAGGCGCTGCATATCGATGCCGCCGACCGGGTCTGGGTGGCGACGGAGAACGGCGGCCTGAGCGTGATGGGGAACGACCGCAAGGGTTTCCGGCACTACCGCCAGGCCACCCATCCGCAGATGGGCAGCGACGATGTGTTCGCGATCGCCAGCCGTGGCCGCGACATCTGGTTCGGCACGTTCGGCGGAGGACTGCACAGGCTGTCGGCCGACGGAGGCATCACCCGGTTCACCGCGGAAGCAGGAAGTGCCGACGGCCTGCCGTCGGACAGCGTGCTGTCGCTGGCCTTCGACGCCAGGGGCGCGCTGTGGATCGGCACCATGGGCGGCCTGGCGCGCTATGACGGCCAGCGCGTGCAGCGGCTGGCACTGCCCGGCGGCGGCGCGCAGATCATCTATTCGGTGAGCGCAGATGCGGGCGCGATATGGGTGGGTGCGTCCGATGGCGTGCATCGCTGGTTGCCGGAGGGCCGCTGGGTGTCGCCGCCCTGGTCGCCGATGTTCGCGCGCCCCAATGCGCTGATCGCGATGGCCAGTGATGGCCAGGGCGAATACTGGCTGGCCAGCCAGGGCGGCCTGTGGCGGACCGAGGGCGACCGCGCGCCGGCACCGGTGAACTACGACGCGCAGAGCGTGGGCATCGGTCGCGTGCTGCAGGCGGTCATCGCGTTGCCGGACGGCGGCCTGTGGGTGCCGGTACCGACACGCGGCCTGGCCTATCTCCGCTCGGACTGGAGGCGCATCGCCGCATTCTCGCCGGCGCAGGGGCTCGGCGGCGGGCTTTATCGCGGCCTGTCGCAGGCGGGCGCCGACGGTCTCTGGATGGCCAGCAGCACGGGCAAGCTGGAGCGTCTGGATACGCGTCGTGGTCATGTCACGCCGATGCCGCACCATGCCGCTCTGCTGGCCGAACTGCGACTTACTTCGGTGCTGCAGGACCGGCGTGGGCAGGTGTGGATCGGCCATCGCAATGGCCTGATCCGCACCGATCCGCATACCGGCGCGATGATGCAGTGGGCGCACGAAGGGGGCGACGCCGTACCTGACAGGACGTCCATCGACTGGCTGGTCGAGGCAAAGGACGACACGGTGTGGCTGGTCACGCAGATGGGCAGCGTGCAGCAGCGCGATGCCGTCAGCGGGCGGGTATTGAGGACGATACGCAAGGAAGAGGGCGGAAGCGGCAGTCTTCCCGACATCGAGGGGATCGCGGTCGCACCGAGTGGCCGTGTGTGGCTGGGAGGTGCGGAAGGCATGCTGCACTGGGATGCCGCCGCTGCCCGTTTCGTCGCCGTGCCTGCGCTGGGCAGCGAGCGTGTGTATGCGTTCGCGTTCGAGCACGGTGACCGGCTCTGGCTGCATCGCATGTCGGGGGTGGAGGCATGGCGCCGCGATGCGGATGGCTGGGTGCGCGAACGGCGGATCGGCGCGGCGGAAGGATTGCCGGCGGTCGAGTCCACGGGTCTCGCCGTGGATCCGCAGCGTCGCGTGTGGTTGGGGACGCGTCGTGGCCTGTTCCGCATCGACCCCAACCTGCGTGGTTCGCGCGCATTGCTGCGCAACTTCGGTGTGCGCGAAGGCCTGCTGAGCCAGGAGTTGAACGACCGCGGCATCTTGATGACCACCGACGGCCTGCTCGCCACGACCGCCGCGGACGGCTCGGTGGCGTTGCTCGACACGCATCTGCCCGACCCGCGGCCGATAACGCCCAACCTGGTGCTGGACAGCCTGCAGGTGAGTCGAGGCGACACGGTATTGCACCTGCCACCGATGGCGTCGCTGGAACTGCGCCCGGAGGACCACGAACTGCTGGTAGGTACCCGCCTGCTGAGCTACGAGAATCCGCTGGGCAACCGGTATCGCTCCCTGCTGGAGGGATTCGACAGCGGCTGGACGGACCAGGGCTCCAGCGGCGAGCGCGTGTTCTCGACGCTGACGCCGGGCCGCTACCGCCTGCGGGTACAGGCGTTCGACGCCGCCGGCAACGCATCGGAGGAGCTCGTGCTGCCGGTGCATGTGCTGCCGCCGTGGTGGCGCAGCACCTGGGGGATGGTGCTGTTCGCCGTCATCGGCCTGCTGTTGCTGCTGGCGGCCGGTGCGGCATATCGCAGGCGGGTGCGTCGCCGGAGTGCGTGGCAGCTGGCCGAGCACAAGCGCGAAGTGGCCGAGCAGGCCTCGCTGGCGAAGACGCGTTTCCTGGCCACGCTGGGTCATGAGATCCGCACGCCCATGACCGGCGTGCTGGGCATGACCGAGCTGTTGCAGGCCACGCCGCTGGACGAGCGCCAGCAGGGCTACACGAATGCCATCCAGCGTGCGGGCACGCATCTCCTGCGGCTGGTCAACGATGCGCTGGACCTGGCGAAGATCGAGGCAGGCAAGCTGGAACTGCAGCAGGTCGAATTCGACCTGCATGTGCTGATCGGCGACGTCGGTGCGCTGATGGGTCCGGTGGCGGGCAAGCGCGGGCTCGCCTTCCATCACGGCATCGCGGCAGGCGTCCCGCGCGTGGTCCGCGGGGATCCGCTGCGATTGCGGCAGATCCTGTTGAACCTGCTGGGGAACGCGATCAAGTTCACCGAGGCGGGCCATGTATCGCTGCACGCGCTGCCGCTGGCGCCGCAGGGCGTGCGCCTGACGGTGGGCGATACCGGGCCGGGCATCAACGCCGAGCAGCAGATGCGGCTTTTCCGTCGTTTCGAGCAGGCAGAGGGTGCGCAGACCACATCGCGCTACGGCGGCAGCGGGCTGGGCCTGGCGATCTGCCAGGAACTGGCGGTGGCGATGGGGGGACGCATCGAACTGGAGAGCGCACCCGGCAAGGGCACGCGCTTCTTCGTCGATCTGCCCGCATTGAATGCAAGCGCGGGCGAACCCGTGCAGGCGCCCGCGCCGGCCGTGGGTGCGCCGGCGCAGGTGAGGCCGCTGGACATCCTGCTGGTCGAGGATGACACGACAGTGGCGGACGTGGTGGCCGGGTTGCTGCGCGCACGCGGCCATCGCGTGCTGCATGCCCCGCACGGACTGGCGGCGTTGACCGAGGTGGCAGGTACCGCCTTCGACCTGGCGTTCCTCGATCTGGACCTGCCCGGGCTGGATGGCATGGCGCTGGCGCAGCAGTTGCGGTTGCGCGGCGTGACCATGCCGTTGATCGCGCTGACCGCGCGCACGGATGCGGAGGCAGAGCCGCTCGCGCGGCAGGCCGGCTTCGACGACTTCATCCGCAAGCCGGTGACGGGCGACATGCTGGCCACGGCGATCGCATCGCTCCTCGAACGCAGCGACGGGACGGAACAGGGAGAAGCCTCTTGA